The Candidatus Syntrophosphaera sp. genome includes a window with the following:
- a CDS encoding DUF305 domain-containing protein — protein MNKHKQAKGMSWVRFTAMIATSVIIMFFLMYQLIHSLDHATFSLNRLIASLVMGCVMTIVMLSFMWPMYENKRLKIAIIIVAIVGGSILFYMNRSQTLINDVSFMKAMIPHHSIAINNARNANISDPRVRELADDIIEAQIREINAMKLLLDDIKRNGERGDETVLPARSAEITPAIEQTAKEYLR, from the coding sequence ATGAATAAGCACAAGCAGGCAAAGGGTATGAGTTGGGTAAGATTTACGGCCATGATAGCAACTTCGGTCATCATCATGTTTTTCTTAATGTATCAGCTCATCCATTCACTTGACCATGCCACATTTAGCCTGAATCGTCTGATTGCCTCATTGGTGATGGGCTGCGTCATGACAATTGTGATGTTAAGTTTCATGTGGCCGATGTATGAGAATAAACGCCTCAAGATCGCGATTATCATCGTGGCAATTGTTGGCGGCAGCATCCTGTTTTACATGAACAGAAGTCAAACACTGATCAATGATGTCAGCTTCATGAAAGCGATGATACCCCATCACTCAATTGCTATCAACAATGCGCGCAATGCGAATATCAGCGATCCGCGCGTCCGTGAACTCGCGGATGATATCATTGAAGCCCAAATCCGCGAAATCAATGCAATGAAATTGCTTCTTGACGATATAAAGCGCAACGGCGAACGTGGAGACGAAACTGTGCTTCCCGCACGTTCCGCCGAAATTACACCTGCAATTGAACAAACTGCCAAGGAGTATTTGCGTTAA
- a CDS encoding permease has translation MSDKLKEVKILGVMLAVFLAAYFIPFTAPRFLNGLHEAFFMLQEYARLHVLLCLIPALFIAGAVSVFISRDSVMRYLGPKAKKVLAYGVASVSGAILAVCSCTILPLFSGIYKRGAGLGPAIAFLYSGPAINILAIVMTARILGLQMGVARAVGAIFFSIVIGLIMHLIFRKEENERQQNGAGFASEGEGQPLWKTVVYFGLMILILITLNWAKPGSATASGFMAWVYAWRWIVAGVIAFLLGLSLHRFYSFKLHKVLIITAGVVLAGLLFPSQPALAYVVGVVLLSLFLIFEKGELKDWLNSTWDFAKLIIPLLFMGVMIAGALLGRPGQEAWIPSSWIETAVGGNSLWANFFASISGAFMYFATLTEVPILQGLLGSGMGKGPALALLLAGPALSLPSMLVINTVLGFKKTATFIALVVIMSTFTGFVFGAVFG, from the coding sequence ATGAGTGACAAACTGAAGGAAGTAAAGATCCTGGGGGTCATGCTGGCCGTGTTTCTGGCCGCCTATTTCATCCCTTTCACCGCGCCCCGCTTTCTGAACGGGCTGCACGAAGCCTTTTTCATGCTGCAGGAATACGCCCGTCTGCATGTTTTGCTCTGCCTGATCCCGGCCCTGTTCATCGCCGGGGCGGTGAGTGTTTTCATCAGCCGGGACAGCGTGATGCGCTATCTGGGGCCCAAAGCCAAAAAGGTGCTCGCCTATGGCGTGGCCTCGGTTTCGGGCGCCATCCTGGCAGTCTGTTCCTGCACGATCCTGCCCCTGTTCAGCGGGATCTACAAACGCGGCGCCGGACTCGGCCCCGCCATCGCCTTCCTCTATTCCGGACCGGCGATCAACATCCTGGCGATCGTGATGACCGCCCGCATTCTGGGCTTGCAGATGGGTGTCGCGCGGGCCGTGGGAGCAATCTTTTTCAGCATCGTGATCGGCTTGATCATGCATCTGATCTTCCGCAAGGAGGAAAACGAGCGCCAGCAGAATGGCGCGGGTTTCGCATCTGAGGGCGAAGGCCAGCCGCTTTGGAAGACGGTCGTCTATTTTGGCCTGATGATCCTCATCCTGATCACCCTGAACTGGGCAAAGCCTGGCAGCGCAACGGCTTCCGGGTTCATGGCCTGGGTCTATGCCTGGCGCTGGATCGTGGCCGGCGTGATCGCCTTTCTTTTGGGCCTGAGCCTGCACCGCTTTTACAGTTTCAAGCTCCACAAGGTGCTGATCATCACTGCCGGCGTGGTGCTGGCCGGTTTGCTTTTCCCTTCCCAGCCTGCTTTGGCCTATGTAGTTGGAGTGGTGCTACTGAGCCTGTTCCTCATCTTTGAAAAGGGCGAATTGAAGGACTGGCTGAATTCCACCTGGGATTTTGCCAAGCTGATCATTCCGCTGCTCTTTATGGGCGTGATGATCGCTGGCGCGCTGTTGGGCAGGCCGGGTCAGGAGGCCTGGATCCCTTCATCCTGGATCGAAACAGCGGTGGGCGGAAATTCCCTCTGGGCCAATTTCTTTGCCTCCATCTCCGGCGCCTTCATGTATTTCGCCACCCTCACCGAAGTTCCCATCCTGCAAGGCCTGTTGGGCAGCGGAATGGGTAAGGGGCCAGCACTGGCCTTGCTCTTGGCCGGTCCGGCGCTCTCGCTCCCGAGCATGCTGGTGATCAACACCGTGCTCGGTTTTAAGAAGACCGCCACCTTCATCGCCCTGGTCGTGATCATGTCCACCTTCACCGGATTCGTCTTTGGAGCGGTGTTCGGATGA
- the rmuC gene encoding DNA recombination protein RmuC — protein sequence MLTIILVLCGLSAIIGIVLLVLLFKKGSENAALRDSLNRIGQSLESFERYLRDDLQRLRTDLLGTEAETRKELLALLSSQNEAVKNELRINREETGTALTKLNQQINSDAAKNREELGLALNNLSESLARKLQDLTNTEQTQFESLKKALEDRMEQIRSNNETKLEEMRKTVDEKLHETLEKRLGDSFKQVSERLELVHKGLGEMQSLASGVGDLKKVLSNVKTRGVMGEIQLEIILEQMLTPEQYVRNFKPHKRRDDVVEFAVRLPGRDEDQEAVYLPIDAKFPIEDYHRLVEAWEIGDVSTVEAARKALQSRIIGCARDIRNKYLNPPYTTDFAMLFLPIEGLYAEVLRDPELFEVLRRQYQVIVVGPTTFAAILNSLQMGFRTLAIEKRTGEVWKILSAVKNEFGKFGEVLEKTQKKLQEASNTIETASHRSRQIQKKLNKVQDLPTEDTVHILELEEGIASLDADETGPEDDLS from the coding sequence ATGCTTACAATTATTCTGGTGTTATGCGGCCTGAGCGCCATTATCGGGATTGTGCTGCTGGTCCTGCTGTTCAAGAAAGGCTCGGAAAACGCGGCCTTGAGAGATTCCTTGAACAGGATCGGCCAATCCCTGGAATCCTTTGAACGCTATCTGCGGGATGATCTCCAGCGCTTGCGGACAGACCTGTTGGGCACGGAAGCCGAGACGCGCAAAGAGCTGCTGGCCCTGCTTTCCAGCCAGAACGAGGCCGTAAAAAACGAACTACGGATCAACCGCGAGGAGACAGGAACCGCGCTCACCAAGCTGAACCAGCAGATCAACTCCGACGCAGCCAAAAACCGCGAAGAGCTTGGCCTGGCGCTGAACAACCTGTCCGAATCCCTGGCCCGCAAGCTGCAGGACCTGACGAATACCGAGCAAACCCAGTTCGAGTCTTTGAAAAAGGCGCTGGAGGACCGGATGGAGCAGATCCGCAGCAACAACGAGACCAAGCTCGAAGAGATGCGCAAGACGGTGGACGAGAAACTGCACGAGACCCTGGAAAAGCGCCTGGGAGACTCATTCAAGCAGGTGAGCGAGCGCCTGGAACTGGTCCACAAGGGCCTGGGTGAGATGCAAAGCCTGGCCAGCGGGGTGGGCGACCTGAAGAAGGTCCTCAGCAACGTCAAGACCCGCGGCGTGATGGGCGAGATCCAGTTGGAGATAATTTTGGAGCAGATGCTCACCCCGGAGCAGTATGTGCGCAATTTCAAACCCCACAAGCGGCGTGACGACGTGGTCGAATTTGCCGTCCGACTGCCCGGACGGGACGAGGACCAGGAAGCGGTCTATCTGCCCATCGACGCGAAATTTCCGATCGAGGACTACCATCGGCTCGTCGAGGCTTGGGAGATCGGGGATGTATCCACCGTCGAGGCAGCTCGGAAAGCCCTGCAGAGCAGGATAATCGGGTGCGCCCGCGATATCCGCAACAAGTACCTCAATCCGCCCTACACCACCGATTTTGCAATGCTCTTTCTGCCCATAGAAGGGCTTTACGCTGAAGTTTTGAGGGATCCCGAGCTGTTTGAGGTCCTGCGGCGCCAATACCAGGTGATCGTGGTGGGGCCAACGACATTCGCGGCGATCCTGAACAGCCTGCAAATGGGCTTCCGCACCCTGGCGATCGAAAAGCGCACCGGCGAGGTCTGGAAGATCCTCAGCGCCGTGAAGAACGAATTTGGCAAGTTCGGCGAGGTTTTGGAAAAGACTCAGAAGAAGCTGCAGGAAGCTTCCAACACGATTGAAACAGCCAGCCACCGCAGCCGGCAGATCCAAAAGAAACTGAACAAGGTGCAGGACCTGCCCACGGAGGATACGGTCCACATCCTGGAACTGGAAGAAGGGATAGCGTCGCTGGATGCTGATGAAACCGGGCCTGAAGACGATTTATCTTGA
- a CDS encoding XRE family transcriptional regulator translates to MIGDRIKSLRKQLKLSQKELADSLKINASAISQMESNKIKPSLQTLALLAKAHGVNLHWMITGKGPMFGGSGATVSSTERRLDKIRSFINDELAILVKSKEELNSQDVVDLRVVGEIAAGLPAESIDTSMDVISMRRSMINGEEEDYIALRVNGHSMEPMVCNNDLVVIRRSQDWESATGNICALRIDGAITLKRLSFDARKKLIVLLSLNEEYQPLLFNPQEHQDITLIGMLHYLYRKM, encoded by the coding sequence ATGATTGGCGACAGAATCAAATCCCTGCGCAAACAGCTGAAACTTTCGCAGAAGGAACTGGCCGATTCCCTGAAAATCAACGCCTCGGCGATCTCCCAGATGGAGAGCAACAAGATCAAGCCTTCCTTGCAGACTCTGGCCCTGCTGGCCAAGGCCCACGGGGTCAATTTGCACTGGATGATCACGGGCAAGGGCCCGATGTTCGGAGGCTCCGGCGCTACCGTGAGCTCGACGGAACGCAGGCTGGACAAGATCCGCAGCTTCATCAACGATGAGCTGGCCATACTCGTGAAGTCCAAAGAGGAACTGAATTCCCAGGACGTTGTAGACCTGCGCGTCGTCGGAGAGATCGCGGCCGGCTTGCCAGCCGAAAGCATCGACACGAGCATGGACGTGATCAGCATGAGGCGCAGCATGATCAATGGAGAGGAGGAAGACTACATTGCCCTGCGCGTGAACGGCCACAGCATGGAACCGATGGTCTGCAACAACGATCTGGTGGTGATCCGCCGCAGCCAGGACTGGGAGAGCGCCACCGGAAACATCTGCGCGCTGCGCATCGATGGGGCGATCACCCTCAAAAGGCTCAGCTTCGACGCGCGCAAAAAGCTGATCGTCCTGCTGTCCCTAAACGAGGAATACCAGCCCCTGCTGTTCAATCCGCAGGAGCATCAGGACATAACTCTGATCGGAATGCTGCATTACCTTTACCGCAAGATGTGA
- a CDS encoding metalloregulator ArsR/SmtB family transcription factor — protein sequence MPTDSKYEQMAVIMKAMAHPTRLLILDKLNEKEHCVCELQELIGADMSTVSRHLAVLRNAGIIDSRKENNQVFYGLLCPCVLDIYRCVIEVRKTKDRS from the coding sequence ATGCCAACTGATAGCAAATATGAGCAGATGGCGGTCATCATGAAAGCCATGGCGCATCCCACCCGGCTGCTTATCCTGGACAAGCTCAACGAAAAAGAGCATTGCGTCTGCGAACTCCAAGAACTGATCGGAGCGGACATGTCCACAGTTTCGCGGCATCTGGCTGTTTTACGCAACGCCGGAATCATCGACAGCCGCAAAGAGAACAACCAGGTCTTTTACGGCCTGCTCTGCCCCTGTGTGCTGGACATCTACCGATGTGTGATCGAAGTTAGAAAAACCAAGGATAGATCATGA